From a region of the uncultured Desulfatiglans sp. genome:
- a CDS encoding conserved hypothetical protein (Evidence 4 : Unknown function but conserved in other organisms), whose translation MPLDDFKPLAIEHKETFDAFLREDPPRVSEWTFTNLFIWRHKYRPVWCRWQGCLLVLFEPEGQPPFALQPVGAGDKAKALDAVVHTLRGLSPQAVDVLQRTDEAFVERFADPVRYTAVFDRDNSDYVYRTTDLIDLPGRRYHRKKNHLNKFLKTFAFEYRPMDMEVVECFLDMQETWCRMRECTENPDLLSEDYAVYQALTHFEELGYTGAGIQIEGRIEAFTLGEMLNPETAVIHIEKANPEIRGLYAAINQMFCQRAWAGVPFINREQDMGIESLRSAKESYSPDHLVKKYSIRLT comes from the coding sequence ATGCCCCTGGACGACTTCAAACCGCTTGCCATCGAGCACAAGGAGACCTTCGACGCCTTCTTGCGCGAGGACCCGCCCAGGGTCTCTGAATGGACCTTCACCAATCTTTTCATCTGGCGGCATAAGTACCGTCCCGTCTGGTGCCGGTGGCAGGGCTGCCTCCTCGTCCTTTTCGAGCCCGAGGGTCAACCGCCCTTCGCCCTGCAGCCAGTCGGGGCAGGCGACAAGGCAAAGGCCCTCGACGCCGTCGTTCACACCCTGAGGGGTCTTTCCCCCCAGGCGGTGGACGTCCTGCAGCGCACGGACGAAGCGTTCGTCGAGCGTTTCGCAGACCCGGTGCGGTACACCGCCGTCTTCGACCGGGACAACAGCGATTACGTCTATCGCACGACGGACCTGATCGATCTGCCCGGACGACGGTATCACCGGAAAAAGAACCACCTGAACAAGTTTCTGAAGACCTTCGCCTTCGAATACCGCCCCATGGATATGGAGGTCGTCGAGTGCTTCCTCGACATGCAGGAAACCTGGTGCCGGATGCGGGAATGCACTGAAAACCCGGATCTCCTTTCGGAGGACTATGCGGTCTATCAGGCCTTGACCCACTTCGAGGAACTGGGCTATACAGGGGCGGGGATCCAGATCGAGGGGCGGATCGAGGCCTTCACGCTGGGGGAGATGCTGAACCCGGAGACGGCCGTCATCCATATCGAGAAGGCCAATCCCGAGATCCGGGGCCTCTATGCCGCGATCAACCAGATGTTCTGCCAGAGGGCCTGGGCGGGCGTCCCCTTCATCAACCGGGAGCAGGACATGGGGATCGAGAGCCTCCGGAGCGCCAAGGAGTCCTACTCGCCGGACCACCTGGTGAAGAAATACTCCATCCGGCTGACCTGA
- a CDS encoding conserved hypothetical protein (Evidence 4 : Unknown function but conserved in other organisms) yields MDDYIKTATLDNEIEARLLVSILEEREIPHILQSYHDTAYDGLFQTQKGWGIIRVPPEHRQEVQEILDELRRAAGKT; encoded by the coding sequence GTGGACGACTATATCAAGACAGCCACTCTGGACAATGAAATCGAGGCGCGCCTCCTCGTGTCCATCCTCGAGGAGAGGGAGATCCCCCACATCCTCCAATCCTATCACGACACCGCCTACGACGGCCTTTTCCAGACCCAGAAGGGCTGGGGCATCATCCGTGTACCGCCGGAGCATCGACAAGAGGTCCAGGAGATCCTCGACGAACTCCGCCGAGCCGCCGGCAAGACCTGA
- a CDS encoding Lipolytic enzyme, G-D-S-L family, whose translation MRTFLFAAALVLALLTAGYGLFKPAPAIRNTQPIGESIVCFGDSLTYGTGAGEGMDYPSQLAALLGMPVINKGIPGDTTSRALARLDRDVLALSPRIVFLTLGGNDLKNGVSKATAFRNLEEIVTRIQENGALVVIGAIDLPLFGRGFGDAYRALCEETGAILVPDIYAGIMGNPGMMSDQIHPNDKGYAAMARHFYHAVKPYVQ comes from the coding sequence ATGCGCACATTCCTGTTTGCAGCCGCCCTGGTCCTCGCTCTGCTCACAGCGGGCTACGGCCTATTCAAACCGGCGCCCGCCATCCGGAACACTCAGCCGATTGGGGAGAGCATCGTGTGCTTCGGGGATAGCCTGACTTACGGAACCGGAGCCGGGGAAGGGATGGACTATCCCTCGCAGCTCGCGGCGCTTCTCGGGATGCCCGTCATCAACAAGGGAATCCCGGGTGACACCACCTCCAGGGCTCTCGCGAGGCTGGACCGGGACGTGCTCGCTCTGTCCCCGCGGATCGTCTTTCTGACCCTCGGCGGAAACGACCTCAAGAACGGCGTTTCAAAGGCAACCGCCTTCCGGAACCTCGAGGAGATCGTCACCCGGATTCAGGAAAATGGGGCGCTCGTGGTCATCGGAGCCATCGATCTCCCGCTTTTCGGGCGGGGTTTCGGCGATGCCTACCGGGCGCTCTGCGAGGAGACCGGAGCCATCCTCGTCCCGGATATCTACGCTGGTATCATGGGAAACCCCGGCATGATGAGCGATCAGATCCACCCGAACGATAAGGGATACGCCGCTATGGCACGGCATTTTTACCATGCGGTCAAACCCTATGTGCAGTGA
- a CDS encoding conserved hypothetical protein (Evidence 4 : Unknown function but conserved in other organisms) has translation MRVSEAQIGRIFVIRLEDGEILHEAVEAFADRKDIRAAALIALGGADKGSRLVVGPADGRAQPPVVPLEHILGDVHEISGTGTLFPDESGKPILHMHIASGRRDRTVTGCVRNGVKVWQVMEVILFELLGTSAARIMDDETGFKLLRP, from the coding sequence ATGAGGGTTTCCGAAGCGCAAATCGGGCGGATCTTCGTCATCCGCCTCGAGGACGGCGAGATCCTGCACGAAGCCGTGGAGGCCTTTGCCGATAGGAAGGACATCCGGGCGGCCGCCTTGATCGCGCTCGGGGGCGCCGACAAGGGGAGCCGGCTCGTCGTCGGCCCCGCCGACGGGCGCGCGCAGCCGCCGGTCGTCCCCCTGGAGCACATCCTCGGCGATGTCCATGAAATCAGCGGCACGGGGACGCTTTTCCCCGACGAGAGCGGCAAGCCCATCCTGCACATGCACATCGCTTCGGGGCGGAGGGACCGGACCGTGACCGGCTGCGTCCGCAACGGCGTCAAGGTCTGGCAGGTCATGGAGGTCATCCTGTTCGAACTGCTGGGGACCTCGGCCGCCCGGATCATGGACGACGAGACGGGCTTCAAGCTGCTCCGGCCATAG
- a CDS encoding conserved hypothetical protein (Evidence 4 : Unknown function but conserved in other organisms), whose amino-acid sequence MDRRFFLKSAGLAAALILCREESAWSAYSRKTTSKELSLYNAHTGEDLDVCYFSKGQYRTSALRHINYILRDHRTDEIKSIDRNLLDILSTIRKKLHLKEPFHVISGYRSPSTNAMLRRKSSRVAKNSLHCEAKAVDITIPGVPLRTLRQIAISLQRGGVGYYPRSNFIHVDTGPVRTW is encoded by the coding sequence ATGGACCGACGATTCTTTCTCAAATCCGCTGGGTTGGCTGCCGCTCTGATCCTTTGCCGCGAGGAGTCCGCCTGGAGCGCTTATTCCCGGAAGACCACCAGCAAAGAACTCTCGCTTTACAATGCCCACACCGGAGAAGACCTGGACGTCTGCTACTTCTCGAAGGGACAATACCGCACCTCGGCGCTCCGGCACATCAACTACATCCTGCGGGACCACCGCACGGACGAGATCAAGTCCATCGACCGCAACCTTCTCGACATTCTGAGCACCATCCGCAAAAAGCTCCATCTCAAGGAACCCTTCCACGTCATCTCCGGGTACCGTTCCCCATCCACCAACGCGATGCTCCGCAGGAAAAGCTCCCGGGTGGCCAAGAACAGCCTCCACTGCGAGGCCAAGGCGGTCGACATCACCATCCCCGGCGTCCCGCTGCGTACCCTCCGCCAGATCGCCATAAGCCTTCAGCGCGGCGGCGTGGGCTATTACCCGCGGTCCAACTTCATCCACGTCGACACCGGTCCCGTCAGAACCTGGTGA